One window of Deinococcus humi genomic DNA carries:
- a CDS encoding dihydrofolate reductase family protein, whose translation MSRVFLDLAVSLDGYIAGPDGQDGGLHDWYFAETGAAEEIKQELLDGIGAMILGHTAFGSAPDGFDTEYRIPHFILTHLPLPTVERGGATFSFVTDGPLGALAQAKAAAGEQDVCLAGGAEVARQFLKAGLLDELQLHIAPVLMCGGLSLFGALGQEIKLERLRVVQSPHATHLTYRIKQV comes from the coding sequence ATGAGTCGAGTCTTTCTCGATCTTGCCGTCTCGCTTGACGGATACATTGCTGGACCGGATGGACAGGACGGCGGCCTGCATGACTGGTACTTCGCCGAGACAGGCGCTGCGGAGGAGATCAAGCAGGAATTGTTGGACGGCATCGGCGCGATGATCCTGGGCCACACGGCTTTCGGCAGCGCTCCAGACGGCTTCGACACCGAATACCGGATTCCGCACTTCATTCTCACCCATTTGCCGCTGCCTACGGTGGAGCGCGGAGGGGCCACGTTCAGCTTCGTTACGGACGGCCCTCTAGGTGCACTGGCTCAGGCGAAGGCGGCGGCTGGAGAACAGGACGTGTGCTTGGCAGGCGGTGCGGAGGTGGCCCGGCAATTTCTGAAGGCCGGGTTGCTTGACGAACTGCAACTGCACATTGCGCCTGTCCTGATGTGCGGCGGCCTCTCACTGTTCGGCGCCCTTGGCCAGGAGATCAAGCTGGAGCGCCTGCGGGTGGTTCAGTCCCCCCACGCCACCCACCTCACGTACCGCATCAAGCAGGTCTGA
- a CDS encoding winged helix-turn-helix transcriptional regulator translates to MAVQRSAPARRYHDGCAAAHALDLVGERWALLVVRELLLGPKRFSDLRADLPGISPNVLSQRLKDLEDIGVIGRKHLPPPAASWVYALSDWGRELEPVLQQLGRWGARSPVRPHAPITLATLVTAVKTMFYPPAAQDVECTVALRIGHERFVVRVQHGVLDVQRGVPHAPEATLTGDLQLLGGLLFGGLTLAEAETNGLVIEGNRAWAQRFQTLFQMPEVVAQS, encoded by the coding sequence ATGGCCGTTCAGCGTTCTGCCCCTGCCCGCCGCTACCACGATGGTTGCGCCGCTGCACATGCTCTTGATCTGGTGGGCGAGCGCTGGGCCCTGCTGGTGGTGCGCGAGCTTTTGCTGGGGCCGAAGCGTTTCAGCGATCTGCGCGCTGATCTCCCTGGCATCAGCCCCAACGTGCTGTCGCAGCGCCTGAAAGACTTAGAGGACATCGGCGTGATCGGCCGCAAACATCTGCCGCCACCCGCCGCAAGTTGGGTCTATGCCCTGAGCGACTGGGGCCGGGAACTGGAGCCGGTCCTGCAACAGCTTGGGCGCTGGGGAGCACGGTCACCCGTCAGACCGCACGCCCCCATCACTCTCGCCACCCTGGTCACAGCCGTGAAGACCATGTTTTACCCGCCTGCTGCTCAGGACGTGGAATGCACGGTAGCGCTGCGGATCGGCCATGAGCGCTTTGTCGTTCGTGTGCAGCATGGTGTGCTGGACGTACAGCGTGGTGTTCCCCATGCTCCGGAGGCAACGCTGACAGGCGACCTGCAGCTACTGGGTGGACTCCTCTTTGGCGGTCTGACGCTGGCGGAGGCCGAGACGAACGGGCTGGTCATTGAGGGCAACCGGGCGTGGGCGCAGCGGTTTCAAACCCTGTTCCAGATGCCTGAGGTTGTGGCCCAGTCGTAA
- a CDS encoding GNAT family N-acetyltransferase: MTRDSGQITIKENEERQRYEIYVGDQLAGHTEYRPVGHARLLPHTEINERYEGQGLGSQLIQFALDDLRARGLNAVPTCPFVVAFIRKHPDYLELVQPGQRRALKL, translated from the coding sequence ATGACCAGGGACTCGGGCCAGATCACCATCAAAGAGAACGAAGAGAGACAGCGCTACGAGATCTATGTCGGGGATCAACTGGCGGGCCACACTGAGTACCGTCCGGTGGGTCACGCTCGGTTACTCCCGCACACTGAAATCAACGAAAGGTATGAGGGCCAGGGGCTGGGTTCACAACTGATTCAGTTTGCCCTTGATGATCTGCGGGCGCGCGGCCTGAATGCGGTGCCCACCTGCCCATTCGTCGTGGCCTTTATTCGCAAGCACCCGGACTATCTGGAACTGGTTCAGCCCGGCCAACGTCGCGCCCTGAAACTGTAG
- a CDS encoding VOC family protein, giving the protein MFEYTHAFSGFAVKDSAAARAFYGDVLGLQVSEAHGMLRLHITGSQAGLGYRRPDHVPAAYTVLNFPVDDVSALAASGVGRLHYSGMNLDEKGIMRGQKPNIAWFADPAGNILSVLQDP; this is encoded by the coding sequence ATGTTTGAGTACACCCACGCTTTCAGCGGATTCGCCGTGAAGGACAGTGCTGCCGCCAGGGCCTTCTATGGCGACGTTCTGGGGCTCCAGGTGAGCGAGGCACACGGCATGTTGCGCCTGCACATCACGGGCAGCCAGGCTGGTCTGGGATATCGCAGACCAGATCATGTGCCCGCTGCCTACACCGTCCTGAACTTTCCGGTGGATGATGTGAGCGCCCTGGCGGCGAGCGGCGTGGGCAGGCTTCACTACAGTGGGATGAATCTGGACGAGAAAGGCATCATGCGCGGCCAGAAGCCGAACATCGCGTGGTTCGCAGACCCGGCGGGCAACATTCTGTCGGTGCTCCAGGACCCCTGA